A part of Fervidobacterium thailandense genomic DNA contains:
- the gyrB gene encoding DNA topoisomerase (ATP-hydrolyzing) subunit B — MQDFTTNEYTAEKIQVLKGLEPVRQRPGMYIGSTGKTGLHHLVYEIVDNSIDEALQGFCDYIKVTIRKDGSVEVEDNGRGIPVDIHPETGTSALEVVMTTLHAGGKFSKDSYKVSGGLHGVGASVVNALSEWMEVEVHRNGKIYRQRYSRGVKLTEVEEIGETTKRGTIVRFKPDPLIFTTTEFDADTILTRLRDLAFLNPNITIEFKDERNDIHRTLHYSGGLKEFVSHLNRGSKTLHEVVLIEGKAGDIEVSVAFQYTDEDAEEIISFVNNIKTVDGGTHVTGFKTAFTRVVNELGKKKNLIKGDPFKGEDLREGMTAVISVLMMGTPQFEGQTKSKLGNEEVQDAVAKVVRDKLTEYFETNESTLKIIIQKAQQAREAREAAKRAREAVKRKSALGASTLPGKLADCISKSVEEAELFIVEGDSAGGSAKQARNRNFQAILPLRGKILNVEKSNELKLLKSETIRDIITAIGAGIGDNFDLSKIRYGKIIIMTDADVDGAHIRTLLLALFYRYMRPLIEDGRVYIAMPPLYKVTISGQKKPIYLYSDEELKQLTKDLQPGKYEVQRYKGLGEMNPEQLWETTMNPETRKIMKVRIEDAEEADSLFEILMGKDPEERRGYIMRHAKQLTLADLDV, encoded by the coding sequence ATGCAAGACTTCACAACGAACGAATACACTGCTGAAAAGATACAGGTACTGAAAGGTCTCGAGCCCGTTCGTCAAAGACCTGGAATGTACATCGGTTCAACAGGTAAAACGGGACTTCACCACCTTGTATATGAAATCGTGGATAATAGCATAGATGAGGCTCTCCAGGGCTTTTGTGATTATATAAAGGTCACAATACGAAAAGATGGCTCTGTAGAAGTTGAGGATAACGGTCGTGGTATTCCTGTGGACATACATCCCGAAACTGGAACGAGCGCACTTGAGGTTGTCATGACTACCTTACACGCTGGTGGAAAGTTCTCCAAAGACAGTTACAAAGTCAGCGGTGGTTTGCACGGTGTTGGTGCCTCCGTTGTCAACGCACTTTCCGAATGGATGGAAGTTGAGGTCCACAGGAACGGAAAGATTTACAGGCAAAGGTATTCGCGTGGAGTTAAGCTGACCGAGGTTGAAGAAATAGGAGAGACGACCAAGCGTGGAACGATTGTTCGGTTCAAGCCTGACCCGTTGATATTCACTACCACTGAGTTCGATGCCGACACGATACTCACAAGGTTGAGGGACTTGGCCTTCCTCAACCCGAATATTACAATCGAGTTCAAGGATGAGAGGAACGACATTCACAGAACATTACACTACTCAGGTGGTCTCAAGGAATTCGTGAGTCACCTGAACCGCGGTAGTAAAACGCTACACGAAGTGGTGCTCATCGAAGGAAAAGCTGGTGACATAGAGGTTAGCGTGGCTTTCCAGTACACCGATGAAGATGCGGAAGAAATAATATCTTTTGTGAATAACATAAAAACAGTCGACGGTGGAACACACGTAACTGGATTCAAAACCGCGTTTACGCGAGTTGTGAACGAACTTGGTAAGAAAAAGAACCTCATTAAGGGAGACCCGTTCAAAGGTGAAGACCTGCGGGAAGGAATGACCGCGGTCATTAGTGTGTTGATGATGGGAACACCACAATTCGAAGGTCAGACAAAATCAAAACTTGGTAATGAGGAAGTCCAGGATGCCGTTGCAAAAGTTGTAAGGGATAAACTGACAGAATACTTTGAAACGAACGAATCCACACTCAAAATTATCATCCAGAAGGCCCAGCAAGCCAGGGAAGCGCGCGAAGCTGCAAAGAGAGCACGTGAAGCCGTAAAGCGCAAAAGCGCACTGGGTGCATCAACACTCCCCGGAAAACTTGCCGACTGTATCTCGAAGAGCGTCGAAGAAGCGGAACTCTTCATCGTCGAGGGAGATTCAGCGGGTGGCAGTGCAAAGCAGGCAAGAAACAGGAACTTCCAAGCGATACTCCCGCTTAGAGGTAAGATTCTGAACGTTGAAAAGAGCAACGAATTGAAATTACTAAAGAGCGAAACCATAAGGGATATCATCACGGCAATCGGTGCTGGAATCGGAGACAACTTTGATTTGTCAAAAATCAGGTACGGAAAAATAATCATCATGACTGACGCGGACGTGGACGGTGCACACATACGAACACTGCTCCTTGCGCTCTTCTATCGCTATATGAGACCACTGATAGAAGACGGTAGAGTTTACATAGCTATGCCTCCGCTTTACAAAGTCACCATAAGTGGTCAGAAAAAACCAATATATCTCTATTCAGATGAAGAACTGAAGCAACTGACAAAAGATCTCCAACCCGGAAAATACGAAGTGCAAAGATACAAAGGATTGGGAGAAATGAACCCAGAACAACTTTGGGAAACCACGATGAATCCGGAAACAAGAAAGATCATGAAGGTTCGCATCGAGGACGCGGAAGAAGCAGATAGCCTGTTTGAAATCCTGATGGGAAAGGATCCAGAAGAAAGACGTGGCTACATAATGAGGCACGCAAAACAGCTAACACTGGCGGATCTGGATGTATAA
- a CDS encoding DUF721 domain-containing protein: MLTLKNILEQLSRTNPFFGKLYALSLLKEHELQILGEHIAKHCTFTDFVDGRLVIVCDDYIWANEIRMLRRKLKRKIHEVCKLDVSEILIKVQQR; encoded by the coding sequence ATGCTTACTCTAAAAAACATCCTCGAGCAACTCTCCCGTACAAACCCGTTTTTCGGCAAACTCTACGCGTTATCCTTGTTGAAAGAACACGAACTCCAAATCCTTGGTGAACACATTGCAAAGCATTGCACCTTCACCGATTTCGTTGATGGAAGGTTAGTGATCGTTTGCGATGATTACATCTGGGCAAACGAGATCAGAATGCTCAGAAGGAAACTGAAAAGGAAAATTCACGAAGTATGCAAACTCGATGTTAGTGAAATACTCATCAAGGTCCAGCAGCGATAA